aagtgaaaagtaagaataaataaagtattattagtggtggggtaggtttccaaaaatagaaagaaagaaagaggaagttatttaggggacgtcccaaaatggaaaaagagaaagttattttagggacggagggtgtattatatatagattgcTTTTAAATACATGAAGTGTGctcaaatttttagtttttaactAATATTCCACCCATCTAcaaaaaaaatagtcctaaaaagGGATGACAtagattttaataataataaaaaaaagttagtgTATTATAAGTTGAGAAAGGATCACATTTAAAAAGTAATGTTaacaatgataattaattgtattttgaGTGAATAAAATGGTTCACAATGTAATAAAAATTTTCTATAAATAGAAAGAGACTAATTTTGTGGATGTCCCAAAATGCAAAATTTgactatttttttgtggacggaggtcGTATTAattttttggtcaaataatACACACATTTTAAACGTTTTTGGAATTCGAcgtaaattaaaattttggatatatttaattttttggaattttatTACGTGCTATTTTTATATAAGCTGGCTACGAtgataaacaaaaaaaagaatatttcaACGTTCACATAATAAAATTTCGGCATTCATATATGACTAAATGTTGctgaaattttaattcaatCCGAAATATAAAAAGCTCGAAGtatatgtatattaattaattcaaaatggGCTTCAAACTGCTGATACTAAACATATGTATTTAtaacattaaaccctaaattaattattactcgGTGATTAAGAGTCAAATGGGTCTTCAAATTGCTGGTACTACAAAAGGCCGAATCCAAAGTTTTCACCATCCATGGGGTTTTTAAGCCCAACCATATTTCAGTTTGATTGTGTtggtttatttcattatttgtgTAGCTGCAATTTAATGTGCCTGTACATGCTAAAGTTTGTTCCCTTTTTTTATTTGGTCAGTactctttatttaataatttaggaGTGAGCAAAATTTGGTTAAATTCGAAAAGCTGAATCGAACGtaattgaaatattaatttgattcgattaatttggttttcggttcgattttggtttcgaattttgaaattttttgtTTTCGGTTCGATCAtggtttttaagaaaaaatatttggttAACCGAAAATCGAATCGACAtagtaattaatttaataatttaataattttatatagtatttaaaaattgaaatgattattattactatttaataaaatagttaataATTACTCTTAAATTATACTCTTAATCTCGGTCAActaacaaaaattaaagtaaCTCTTCAATAATTACTCTTAATCTTTGATTAAGatgttttaaaattttggattattattttttacgaaTTCCGAATCTTATATGTTGAATGTTAATTAGGTATTtaatctttaaaaaatatattatgtatttatttcGATTATTCAGTAATTTGTTATTTGGTTATTTTGGTTCGATTTTATCCGATTTTAGACATGTTCGGTTtgcatttaaatattaattatataattcagttttaatttgatttttgctATTCGATTCGGTTTGGTGAGCAAATAATCATAACCGAATAACCGGTTATTCACCCCTATTAAATGTTGCACCAATCTAAATGTAGGTCCCAACTTCAGATCCATTAGACTTTTAACCTTTACAATTTAATAGGGATCCATTAGATTTTTAATTAGCCTTTACAATTTAATAGCCTTTTAGCCTTTACAATTTAATAGGGATCCATTAGATTTTGAATTAGCCTTTACAATTTAATAGGAAAACGAGCTATATCAACTATGGCCTCAAGAATTAATTGCATGATGTAATTCTTCTGCATGTTTTGTGATTTATAATATGAATTCACATTATGATTTTTGTATTCAAAATATGATCGATATAATttacaatatttaattaatttttagttaaattaaagttgataagaccattgaaaaaaaaaatactcgtaGACTAGTTGTTCAGCCACTATGAACAATGTGGTTTCAAAATTACATATAATATCATGAACTACTTTAcacataatttaattttgaattgattttaTACAATATCATGAACTTTATAAAATCTGGAAATGGCAACACTAATTTGGAATTGGATGAAGTTTTGGTTCCATGATACTTTTCTTATGATGTTTGGCGGAAAGTCTGGATAAGATATTTGTGTAATGAATGGATCAAATATTCAATTGTTGTTTAAAACATTGGGGGGAGGGTTGGAGGAAAGGAAAATACATTGGGTCAAGTGGGAGGATTTATGTCGTGACCTGGATCAAGGGGGACTGGGCATTAAGGACCTGGAACACTTCAACAAGACACTCATGATTAAATGGATTTGGAGATATTTCACAGAGAGAGACTCCCTGTGGGCTCGGGTTGTTAGAGTGTGTGGGGGGGAAATTGTTTGGGATGAAAACGGCTTCAAAACTAAGAGGAATGGGGCGGGGAGGTCGGGCTGGTGGAAAAGAGTGTTAGAGTTGAGTCATGGGGAAAAGGGGAGGTGGTTGAGAGAAAACCTGGTAGTTCGAATCGGGGAAGGAGATGGGTTCTCATTTTGACATCATTGTTGGGTGGGGGAGAGGAGTTTTAGGGAGTTATTCCCAAGACTTTATAGGATTAGTAATAACCAAGGTGGTCTTATTAAGAGCATGGGAGCTTGGGTTGAGGGGAGTTGGGAGTGGAATTTTGGCTGGAGTCGAGAGCCTAGAGGGAGGGAGATTGACCAGCTTCACTCTCTTGTTTCTTTGTGTCAAAATGTTCCCATCCTTGCGCGTACACGAGATGGCTGGAGATGGAAAGCTGATCCGAAAGGTTTTTTCTCGGTTTGCTCGGCATACAAAGCTCTTAGGCAAGCTGCAATCTCGGGCATAAACCGCAGTAACACAACGGAGTTTATATCGATCTGGAAAGCAGCAGCACCTCTCAAGGCAAAAACAACAGTGTGGAGACTGCTCAAAGGAAGATTGGCCACCTGCGAGAACCTCCTCAGAAGACATGTTATTACTCAAAACGCACAGGCCAACTGTTTTCTGTGTAAGGAGCAGATTGAATCAGCTGATCACTTGTTTTTCTCGTGCCcagaaacttcaaaaatttGGTATGACATCCTTTCTTGGCTAGGAAAACATTATGCTCTTCAAACTTCGGCAAAGGACCACATGTCTTCTTTCACAAATTTGGGGAAAAAAACAGACATCTCTCTCTTATTATGTATCTGGATTTGCTCAGTTTGGTGTATTTGGAAAGGTAGGAATGATTGCAAGTTTAATCAAGGCACCTGGAAACAGGAGAAATTGTTGGCGGAAATCAAGTCGAGAGTTTGGGGATGGAAAATGGCTTACAATCTGCAGACTCACATCACTAATTTTAGAACTTGGTTTTCTGATGCAAAGATGCTCGAGTAATCTGGTTCTTGGGGTGGCTTGTACCATTTAGGTTGGAGACGTCTGTTCTTCTggttttttgttctttttcttgCCTTCCTTCTGTTGTACTCTCTCTTGGGCTATTGGTACTTCTGGTATCGGAGCCTTTGTCATAATAAATCTCTTTtttcctgataaaaaaaaaaaaattgttgtttAAAACATGACGAATGTTTCAGTCTGCATGTAGGAATTTTCATATCTTCTTGTCTAGCATAAATGAGAAAATTAAACTTCCAAAGCAAATTCATCATTGCTGAAAATAATACAACATAAGAACTCAAGAGAAACATCAACGAATTGTGAAAGACATCGTATAATCAAAACTTCACCCGATTTCAAATTGATACTTCTCTCGTCCACGAAAAAAttatcataatattttttttagttccttcaaaaaaaatctactttcatttataataataaggtTCACACATCATAACTAACATTTAAAGTGAGACATTTACTTCATTAATAACGCGactcaaattttattaaaattagtaaattttaccGTTTATAATGTGACCATTTATGAACTGAGTAAATATTATGTTTGTCAAATTTTATACTTCCTCAGTCTCACAAAAACACGagcattttgtcattttgagatgtctcataaaaacatgaacattttcatttttgtacATTATCCCCTTATTTTCTATCCCTCATTTTCAGACTTACTaacatttgcactcgtgcaacgcacgaaaaatatttttatattttattatatataaaattgattattatataaaaattctaaatataattaaaaatactataatttaagataaatgtATTTTagcttaatataaaaataataaagaataattcatattaataaaaaatgatattgtgaaaaaagaaaacaatataagttaaaagataattgaaaaaaaatagatttattcaaaaaaaagaggagagatgagagagaactttattaagttttaatctttaaataaatataatttttatattttaaatccaatatttacataacatatatcaaattaaagctcttatgatgatctttaatttgatatgcatatcaaatattttataattaatcgaatttcacaattttaaaaaagaaataaaatagaaaaataagaagttaaagaaaaaaaaagaaaaaaaaagatgtgtagcttataaataaaccttcaattttattctaactacaaaattaccacttaattttgaaattaatttgaaatcaatttgaaattgaaaactccaattttaatatagtatagattcaCAAAAAAAAAGCATCATAGCCCACCAGTACTTTTCCTCAATTAACTCAttaccagggggcttagcccactggccaccaggtcctcacttaagtgaagtgacccgggttcgatccctcttgggagcgaattggagattggagatataaggtggatttggtgaatggagagataaggtggttcttggagtggatggggaactaactactaacatctaacatgactttgcccgatcaaaaaaaaaaaaaaaaaaaaactcattactctcacaacacttTGTAAGGTGAGACTCATTTTCCACTtataaaaaattttaattaatatttcttaAGACCCGTATCATTTTCATTTGTTCATGTTTGTATGAGATGGTGGGAATACTAAATTTGATGACACTATATGTGCAATCAATTTAAAAGACATGTTAAGAATCAAAATTATCTGTAAAGTTCGTGACATTATATATGTCAACATCATTTCAAGCGACGGGCCACCTATTCTATGTCTATCTCTCTAGCAATCATGTTAACTTTAATTTTGCGATTGATTTTATTAATTGCAGTTAATGGATTAATCTACAATCTCATTTGGTATAAGGGAATAATATATATGAtgataaaaaaatttgaatatactaattttctattattataaatatgctcttaatgatttttttttttttttagatttgcTCTTAatgattattaaaaaataaaacacaaaaaaaatacaaccaCATGTGGTGCTCCCCTCCCCCAAACCTTAATCTCCACCGCTACCATCTCCCCTCCCTCCCCTTCCCGCTGCCACCGTTGTCGTCAGCCGTCGCCACTGCCCGCTGCCGCATGCCTCTCTATCCTCGTCTTGCGCCTCCCTCCTCCTCAAATCTGTGTACATTTGTCGGCCCCTTCCTCAAACCCTAATCATCGTTATTGCTATAACATCCCTCTTTTTGATACCACCATCCAATGCAACTGTTGCTGCCACAGTCTGTTGCCGCATCCCTCTTTCTCTTCTCGCCATGCACTCTCTTCTCCCTCGATCCTAGTCGGTGTATCACCTCTTCTCTCTGCTTGTTGGTGCCCCTTCCTCTCCACTCAGGGGAGGATCCAGGATTTATGTTTAGGGGGCTGAATTTGTcagaaatattattattttcataattttatccatatggctaatttttatttatttttatatgattttggCTACAATAAGATGTCTTTATTAattactctctctgtccacCAAGAATGTATCACAATTATCTGATTGGGCGTCTACCAAGGgtgtaccactttcctttttgaaaCATGACCTCATTATCTTCCTTTAACTACAACTATTCTTTTCTATATAGGTTCACAttcaattcaaccacaaccactTATTTTCTACCacttattttcttaaaattcgtgtctaCCGAAAATACTACACTCTTAATGGAAAGAATGAATACATGAATTCTAAAAGTGCAGTGTTACCACGagccacaggggactcgaactcAAAATCTTTagccttagacattaacccctcaCCACTTGACCAACACACACATAGTGATTCTCTATTGATTCCAATAATGTTGTCTGAAACATTGGATGTTATTTCCCTAGTAGTGGTTCTCTATTGATTCAAGTGATGTTGTCTCAAACCTTCGATGTTATTTTCTCTGCATAGAATTGAACCACATGCTTTACTAGGATATTTATGATCAGatgtatattattaaaatttaatttcttCAATCACATCTTTCCaatgaaatataattaatcaaaattaacttaaataattaacataatctaaaaatataaaatattttgaaatttcaattcatcgaaataaataaaaatttaaacttaTTACTTTTATCtattactcccttcatcccactctaataggctcacttcttttagtaaagtggtgtggaagtacaatttttttatctGAAAGGGAAAATGAGGCTATTGAAatggaacggatggagtaatacTTATCCTCCAAAATAAACACATCATCCAAAAACAAAGGAAAAGTAGCAGCGATAAGTAGACGGACAATTACCCAAAGCAATGGTTTCATTCAATGTATTAACAAACTAAAAAATTCAGTAGTTAATGAGTTTATTGAGCTGACGAAAAATCCAATTGTAAGACATAAATCAAGTAAATTTGTTGCAGGAATGCAACCATAGTTCCTTGATCTTAGCGATGAAAAGCTCCCCTGCAAATCGTAGTTCCTCGATCACTCTGACGTCCGCACCAGTCCTCATCACCGGCGGGAAAAAGAGCCAGAAACTCGTCCCCATCACAAAACAAACCGTGAGCGGCCCCGTCACGAACCATGGCAACCGCCATTTCCTCTTCCCCAACCGCTTCTTTATTCCGATCTCCGCCACCACGCAAACGCCGTGGAGCACGAAAAACATGGTCATCTCCCACGAAGGCGGCGTGCCCGGAGCCACGTACCAGAACAGCAGCTCGTGCATAAGGCCCGACACAACGAAGGACGCCAACACCCCCATCAGAGCCGCCGTTTCTCCGCCCACCGCGCCGGCAGTCGCCCGCCGCACCGGGCCGAACACCGCCTCGCGCAGTATGCTGTTGACCGTGAGGTTCCAGCGCCTACCCCAGAACTCCTGCAGCGACGCCGAGAGGTAGGGCTCGTCGGAGGGCGGCTCCAGCTCCATCCCCACCACCGCCCGCACCAATTTGCTCGACATCTCCACCAGAATCTCGATCATCAGGAACACCAAGCAGCAGTATGCAACCAGCACCAAAAACGGATGCATTTTCTCTTTGTACTCGAACAAGGCGGATATCAGCACCGCTGAAATTGGGATTTCGGTGGCCAAATTGAGAGGCAGTTTCTTGGACTTCTTGGCGGTGGCGGGCGGCTTCAGCCGGAAGGGGAGAGCGGCGAGGGCGACGAAAACCGGGAGGGATTTGGGGGGATTGGAGGCGAGAGGGCCCAAATCGAAGGCGAAGAG
The genomic region above belongs to Salvia miltiorrhiza cultivar Shanhuang (shh) chromosome 5, IMPLAD_Smil_shh, whole genome shotgun sequence and contains:
- the LOC130986230 gene encoding probable long-chain-alcohol O-fatty-acyltransferase 5; its protein translation is MEEEIKNVSCVWLAVIGAFCYCRLVSSRLSIPKWRLISIAPVLCLLAVAPLCIRSSAFITALTAFFITWLATFKLLLFAFDLGPLASNPPKSLPVFVALAALPFRLKPPATAKKSKKLPLNLATEIPISAVLISALFEYKEKMHPFLVLVAYCCLVFLMIEILVEMSSKLVRAVVGMELEPPSDEPYLSASLQEFWGRRWNLTVNSILREAVFGPVRRATAGAVGGETAALMGVLASFVVSGLMHELLFWYVAPGTPPSWEMTMFFVLHGVCVVAEIGIKKRLGKRKWRLPWFVTGPLTVCFVMGTSFWLFFPPVMRTGADVRVIEELRFAGELFIAKIKELWLHSCNKFT